One Streptobacillus moniliformis DSM 12112 genomic window, TTTTTATTAACTTTTTCATAAAAATCACTCCTTTTTAATTTATATTCAAAATATATCTCTGTTTTTTTCATTTGTCAATAAAAGTTTTATTTTTAACTTACAGTTACCTAATTATTATTTCCAAATTTGATACCATTTTTTATTTTTTTTATTTTCTAACAATAATTGATATGTTTTATTAGTTTCTGAAATTTGCTCAAATAATCTTTGATAATTTAATTTATCTTCTTTTATTTCTTCTTCCATTCTTGAAATAAAATTATTTTTATTTTCTAATTGTATATTTAATATTTTTATTTCTTGTTCTAATTCTTTAATTTTTTTATTTTGATTTTCAGTTTCAAAATTTAATAATTTAATTATATCATTTTGACTATCAATTTTGGGGGCACTTTTGATACTTTGAGTTTCAAAAGGTATTAATGAAGTATCAATTTGAGTATCAATTATATATAATTTACCATCTTCTCCTTTTACTTCTTTGACACTTCCTTCTCTAACATATTTTTTTAGTGTATTCCTAGATTTTATACCCTTTAAAGCCATATATTCTTTATATGTAAATTTCATAAATTTCTCCTTTTGACTATCAATTTGACAATGTCAATTGACTATCAATGATCATCAAATTGACTATCAATTTCATTATACCTCTATTTCTATTAAATTCCAATATTTTTTTACTGTATTCTTAGAAAGTCCCGTTTCTTTCTGACAACGATACATTGTAGCATTAGGATTATTTTTTTTATATTCAATAACTATATTTTCTTTTGTTCCTTCACCAATAGGTTTACCATTTTTATTTCTCCATTCTCCATTTGGAAAATCTAAATTTTGCAATATTCTTGCTCTTAATAAATGTTCTTTTTGTTTTCTACCATTTCTTTTATTAGGTGGAATAATAATTCCAGTAATTTTTTCAATATCTTTTCTAGGAAATGTCGAATAATTTTCTCTAAATGCCTTTAAAGAGTCTTCAATATCTTCTTTGGTAAAATGATTATCTTCATTCATTGTTAAATTTTCCATAGGTGCTAATAAAGAATAAGAATCTTTTTTTAATTCTTCATAATCAATATTACATTTAATGGCATACATAGCTAAACTCATCAAACAAAAATATCTATGACCTTCTTTAACTTCATTTCCTTTAATTTTATTTAACCACCAATCGTATAAATCTCTTTTAATATTCCATTTCCCCCTTTTTTCGCCTTTAACTATTCTTCTTTCATACCAATCTGGGTACAATTCTTTTGCTTTTTCTAATGATATTTTACTATGTCTATATGTAGATTTATTAATCATAGCAATTTGATCCATAGTCAATCTTTTTTTCTCTTCATAAATAAAGTTATTAAGATATTCTATTGTAGCATAAGGAATATCATTAAATTTAAAAGCCGTTACAATTTCTCCAAATTTAGTTTTAGTTCCAGGTAATCTAAAACCTTGAAAAATTCCTTGAACTTGTTTTTCAGAAATACTAGATGTATACATATTCCAAATTTCAACAGTAAGTTTATACTTA contains:
- a CDS encoding coiled-coil domain-containing protein produces the protein MKFTYKEYMALKGIKSRNTLKKYVREGSVKEVKGEDGKLYIIDTQIDTSLIPFETQSIKSAPKIDSQNDIIKLLNFETENQNKKIKELEQEIKILNIQLENKNNFISRMEEEIKEDKLNYQRLFEQISETNKTYQLLLENKKNKKWYQIWK